The Phacochoerus africanus isolate WHEZ1 chromosome X, ROS_Pafr_v1, whole genome shotgun sequence genome has a segment encoding these proteins:
- the DNASE1L1 gene encoding deoxyribonuclease-1-like 1 — MGTLVRILARCDITVLQEVVDSTGSAIPLLLRELNRFDGSGPYSSLSSPLLGRGAYKEKYAYIYRSHRTQVLNFYVYPDEDDRFAREPFVGQFSLPSKVLPSLVLVPLHTTPKAVEPELKALYEVFLDVSQRWQSEDVILLGDFNADCASLTKKRLDELVLRTQAGFHWAVADGEDTTVRASTRCTYDRIVLHGERLQSLLRYAAAFDFPQSFGLTEEEALNISDHYPVEVELSRAVHRIQPLSLATLLLSLLLLLLSPQLGLAA, encoded by the exons ATGGGCACCTTAGTTCGG ATCCTGGCTCGCTGTGACATCACGGTGCTGCAGGAGGTGGTAGACTCTACTGGCAGCGCCATCCCCCTCCTGCTGCGAGAACTCAATCG ATTTGATGGCTCCGGGCCCTACAGCTCCCTGAGCAGCCCGCTGCTGGGGCGTGGCGCGTACAAGGAGAAGTACGCGTACATCTACCG GTCACACAGGACACAGGTCCTGAATTTCTACGTGTACCCTGACGAGGATGACCGCTTTGCCCGGGAGCCCTTTGTGGGCCAGTTCTCTTTGCCCAGCAAGG TCCTTCCCAGCCTGGTGCTGGTCCCGCTGCACACCACTCCGAAAGCCGTGGAGCCGGAGCTGAAGGCCCTATACGAAGTGTTTCTGGATGTCTCCCAGCGCTGGCAGAGCGAG GATGTGATCCTGCTTGGGGACTTCAATGCTGACTGCGCTTCACTGACCAAGAAGCGCCTGGATGAGCTAGTCCTTCGGACTCAGGCTGGCTTCCACTGGGCCGTGGCCGACGGGGAGGACACCACGGTTCGGGCCAGCACCCGCTGTACCTACGACCGCATAGTGCTGCACGGGGAGCGCCTCCAGAGCCTGCTGCGCTACGCAGCCGCCTTCGACTTTCCCCAAAGTTTCGGACTCACCGAGGAGGAG GCCCTCAACATCAGCGACCACTACCCCGTGGAGGTGGAGCTGAGCCGAGCCGTGCACAGGATCCAGCCCCTCAGCCTGGCCACTCTGTTGCTCTCGTTGCTGCTACTACTCCTGTCCCCACAGCTGGGCCTGGCGGCCTGA
- the RPL10 gene encoding 60S ribosomal protein L10 isoform X1 — MGRRPARCYRYCKNKPYPKSRFCRGVPDAKIRIFDLGRKKAKVDEFPLCGHMVSDEYEQLSSEALEAARICANKYMVKSCGKDGFHIRVRLHPFHVIRINKMLSCAGADRLQTGMRGAFGKPQGTVARVHIGQVIMSIRTKLQNKEHVIEALRRAKFKFPGRQKIHISKKWGFTKFNADEFENMVAEKRLIPDGCGVKYIPNRGPLDKWRALHS; from the exons ATGGGCCGCCGCCCCGCCCGGTG TTACCGGTATTGCAAGAACAAGCCGTACCCAAAGTCTCGGTTCTGCCGAGGTGTCCCCG ATGCTAAGATCCGCATCTTTGACCTGGGGCGGAAGAAGGCAAAAGTGGATGAGTTTCCGCTCTGTGGCCACATGGTGTCAGATGAGTACGAGCAACTCTCCTCTGAAG CTCTGGAGGCTGCTCGTATTTGTGCTAACAAGTACATGGTGAAAAGTTGTGGCAAAGATGGTTTTCACATCCGAGTGCGGCTACACCCCTTCCACGTCATCCGCATCAATAAGATGCTGTCCTGTGCCGGAGCTGACAG GCTCCAGACAGGCATGCGTGGTGCTTTTGGAAAGCCCCAGGGCACGGTGGCCCGCGTCCACATTGGCCAAGTCATCATGTCCATCCGCACCAAGCTGCAGAACAAGGAGCACGTGATTGAGGCCCTGCGCAGGGCCAAGTTCAAGTTCCCTGGCCGCCAGAAG aTCCACATCTCTAAGAAGTGGGGATTCACTAAGTTCAACGCAGATGAATTTGAAAACATGGTGGCAGAAAAGCGGCTTATCCCCGATGGCTGCGGGGTCAAATACATCCCTAATCGCGGCCCCCTGGACAAGTGGCGGGCCCTGCACTCATGA
- the RPL10 gene encoding 60S ribosomal protein L10 isoform X2, with product MGRRPARCYRYCKNKPYPKSRFCRGVPDAKIRIFDLGRKKAKVDEFPLCGHMVSDEYEQLSSEALEAARICANKYMVKSCGKDGFHIRVRLHPFHVIRINKMLSCAGADRHAWCFWKAPGHGGPRPHWPSHHVHPHQAAEQGARD from the exons ATGGGCCGCCGCCCCGCCCGGTG TTACCGGTATTGCAAGAACAAGCCGTACCCAAAGTCTCGGTTCTGCCGAGGTGTCCCCG ATGCTAAGATCCGCATCTTTGACCTGGGGCGGAAGAAGGCAAAAGTGGATGAGTTTCCGCTCTGTGGCCACATGGTGTCAGATGAGTACGAGCAACTCTCCTCTGAAG CTCTGGAGGCTGCTCGTATTTGTGCTAACAAGTACATGGTGAAAAGTTGTGGCAAAGATGGTTTTCACATCCGAGTGCGGCTACACCCCTTCCACGTCATCCGCATCAATAAGATGCTGTCCTGTGCCGGAGCTGACAG GCATGCGTGGTGCTTTTGGAAAGCCCCAGGGCACGGTGGCCCGCGTCCACATTGGCCAAGTCATCATGTCCATCCGCACCAAGCTGCAGAACAAGGAGCACGTGATTGA